Proteins from a genomic interval of Maniola jurtina chromosome 8, ilManJurt1.1, whole genome shotgun sequence:
- the LOC123867604 gene encoding aminopeptidase N, with amino-acid sequence MTQGREPLTIMDGNLQTDFSTKTKRGVYLSKSLAFVILVIFALALVATAFIVYNFAACPRTDHLANVTKYEQLCDQSKLSVIPLSTENSKSVTALESTTNVAESTSDYGNSVKDVRLPNNIKPDRYFLRLTPYIFEGNFTFDGEVSIVITIKNNTKSVTFHGVELNFHKIELYTKVDGKEVKIVRRTEDVPRQFQILSTVEELIAGQQYVLNISYTGILNDNLHGFYRSSYEEKKDKRWIAVTQFQATDARRAFPCWDEPALKARFSISIARPNNLTSVSNMNIVAKQPHATLLDYTWDHYAESLPMSTYLVAFVVTDFGNISDSKNNFSVWARKEALPSAAYALEIGPKILKFLEEYYKIKFPLPKIDMVALPDFKAGAMENWGLLTFREIAMLYDTSISPTTAKARVASVVAHEIAHQWFGNLVTPAWWSDIWLNEGFASYVEYVAVDAVEKSWKLMEVFVLNEVQSVFKLDALTSSHQISVEVGNPEEIGAIFDKISYGKGSAILRMMNHFLTDDVFNAGITDYLNAKKYGDAEQRDLWSALTNAARERKAFDADVGVVMDSWTLQTGFPVLTITRNYKNGTITFNQERFVLINNTLNGNNSSVWWIPVSYTTASEKDFESTRPKLWLRGERSIVVNNITVGENDWLIGNIQQTGFYRINYDQRNWKLLIKVLNDQSRFQEIHPINRAQIIDDAMNLALSGHLDYRTALDITSYLSHEKSYVPWKAGLVALGYIDTMLSKGAYYLEYKRYVLRLLSDAVQELGWEIATNESVVRAQHRVDLLSTACHLQHVQCLEHAVRMYTNWMLTPNPDAYNDIHADLRSTVYCVGVQAGNAREWNFAWERFLAVSVPSERELLLSVLGCTRAPYLLYRYLDLSLRNDSGIRKQDTVRVFSAVASSSIGEPIAFNFVRANWQRLKEYVGSVSTLNSILKVVTRRLNQVHEYEELKRFVAESCSDLGRPVQQVLERTAANVQWMENNYQSIVNWLLAIDKTSPRVTDA; translated from the exons ATGACCCAAGGACGAGAACCGCTGACAATAATGGACGGCAATCTCCAAACAGACTTCTCTACCAAAACGAAAAGAGGTGTCTACCTTTCCAAAAGTCTCGCCTTCGTCATACTCGTCATATTCGCGCTCGCACTAGTCGCCACCGCATTCATAGTGTACAACTTCGCAGCCTGCCCGAGGACTGATCATTTAGCTAACGTTACTAAATATGAACAATTGTGTGATCAATCCAAGTTATCAGTTATACCTTTAAGTACAGAAAATAGTAAAAGTGTTACAGCATTAGAAAGCACAACTAATGTAGCCGAATCGACAAGTGATTACGGAAACTCTGTAAAAGATGTTCGACTGCCGAATAACATTAAACCGGATAGATATTTCTTAAGGCTTACTCCATATATTTTTGAAGGTAATTTCACATTTGATGGTGAAGTCAGTATTGTTATAACGATCAAAAACAATACCAAATCAGTCACGTTTCATGGTGTAGAgttaaattttcataaaattgaGCTATATACGAAAGTGGATGGTAAAGAAGTAAAGATTGTAAGAAGAACAGAAGACGTTCCGAGACAGTTTCAGATATTAAGCACCGTAGAGGAACTGATCGCCGGACAACAGTATGTGTTGAATATATCTTACACTGGAATTCTGAATGACAACCTTCATGGCTTCTACAGAAGTTCGTATGAAGAGAAAAAAGACAAAAG ATGGATAGCAGTGACACAGTTCCAAGCCACGGACGCCCGGCGCGCGTTTCCGTGCTGGGACGAGCCCGCGCTGAAGGCAAGGTTCAGCATCAGCATCGCCAGACCCAATAACCTCACCTCCGTCTCCAATATGAACATTGTTGCCAAACAGCCACA CGCTACATTGCTCGACTACACATGGGACCATTATGCTGAATCTCTACCAATGTCGACATATTTAGTAGCTTTTGTAGTTACTGATTTTGGTAATATAAGTGATAGTAAGAATAATTTCTCAGTTTGGGCGAGAAAGGAAGCCTTGCCATCTGCAGCATATGCATTGGAAATAGGACCAAAGATTTTGAAGTTCTTGGAAgaatactataaaataaagtttccaTTGCCAAAGATAGATATGGTAGCATTGCCGGATTTCAAAGCTGGAGCTATGGAGAACTGGGGATTACTGACTTTTAG AGAAATAGCCATGCTCTACGATACCAGCATATCTCCAACTACTGCTAAGGCTCGAGTGGCATCTGTGGTAGCTCATGAGATCGCACATCAGTGGTTCGGAAACTTGGTTACACCGGCTTGGTGGTCAGACATTTGGCTGAATGAAGGTTTCGCCAGTTACGTTGAATATGTTGCTGTTGATGCG GTTGAGAAAAGTTGGAAATTAATGGAAGTCTTCGTCCTTAATGAAGTACAAAGTGTTTTTAAACTGGATGCCTTAACGTCGTCTCATCAAATATCTGTAGAAGTCGGAAACCCTGAGGAAATAGGAGCGATATTTGACAAAATATCTTATGGAAAAG GATCAGCAATCCTCCGGATGATGAACCACTTCTTAACGGATGACGTCTTTAACGCTGGTATCACTGATTATCTCAACGCAAAAAAGTATGGAGACGCAGAACAGAGGGATCTATGGAGTGCCCTCACGAATGCAGCGAGAGAAAGGAAAGCATTCGACGCAGATGTTGGTGTAGTCATGGACTCTTGGACTTTACAAACCGGCTTTCCCGTTTTGACTATCACGAGGAATTATAAAAATGGAACGATTACTTTTAATCAG gAAAGGTTCGTCTTAATAAACAATACACTAAATGGAAACAACTCTTCAGTTTGGTGGATTCCTGTTTCTTATACGACCGCTTCAGAAAAAGACTTCGAATCAACCCGACCTAAGTTATGGTTAAGAGGAGAAAGGTCCATAGTTGTTAATAACATAACCGTTGGTGAAAATGATTGGCTGATTGGAAACATACAACAAACAG gCTTTTACCGAATCAACTACGATCAACGAAATTGGAAATTGTTGATCAAAGTTCTAAACGATCAGTCACGTTTTCAAGAGATACATCCAATAAACCGAGCTCAAATCATCGATGACGCGATGAACTTGGCTTTGTCTGGACATTTGGACTATAGAACTGCTTTGGACATCACAAGTTATCTATCACATGAGAAGAGTTATGTGCCTTGGAAGGCAGGCCTTGTTGCTTTGGGTTATATTGATACCATGCTGTCTAAGGGAGCGTACTATCTAGAATATAAG AGATACGTCCTACGGCTCTTAAGTGATGCAGTTCAAGAGCTAGGTTGGGAGATCGCGACGAACGAAAGCGTGGTGCGCGCGCAGCACCGAGTGGACCTGCTGTCCACCGCCTGTCACCTGCAGCACGTGCAGTGCTTGGAGCACGCTGTCCGCATGTACACCAACTGGATGCTGACACCAAACCCCGACGCTTACAATGA TATACATGCTGATCTCCGTAGTACGGTATACTGCGTTGGAGTCCAAGCAGGGAACGCCAGGGAGTGGAATTTTGCCTGGGAACGATTCCTGGCTGTCAGCGTACCTTCTGAGAGAGAACTGTTGCTTTCTGTACTCGGATGTACCAGGGCCCCATACTTGCTTTATAG ATATTTGGATTTATCACTCAGAAACGATAGCGGTATTCGGAAACAAGACACAGTGAGGGTGTTCTCAGCCGTCGCCAGTTCTTCTATCGGAGAGCCGATAGCTTTCAACTTTGTTAGAGCCAATTGGCAGCGGTTAAAGGAATA TGTTGGATCTGTTTCTACATTAAATTCAATACTCAAGGTGGTTACAAGAAGACTAAATCAAGTTCATGAATATGAGGAG CTTAAGCGATTCGTGGCAGAGTCATGCAGTGACTTAGGCCGACCAGTGCAGCAAGTGCTAGAGAGGACGGCTGCCAACGTGCAATGGATGGAAAACAACTACCAGAGCATTGTCAATTGGCTGCTAGCTATAGATAAAACTTCACCTAGAGTTACCGATGCGTGA